Proteins encoded together in one Oncorhynchus mykiss isolate Arlee chromosome 7, USDA_OmykA_1.1, whole genome shotgun sequence window:
- the LOC110527651 gene encoding cytochrome c1, heme protein, mitochondrial, with protein sequence MAALRVVVLSGTGRALLCTPKTIKAPRVNMSFASLPRSKKVALTMFGVLTTSGAGIALMLQQSVKASDLELHPPNYPWTHSGMLSALDHGSIRRGYQVYKQVCSACHSMEYLAFRNLVGVSHTEAEVKVLAEEIEVVDGPDESGEMFTRPGKLSDYFPKPYPNPEAARAANGGALPPDLSYIVNARHGGEDYVFSLLTGYCEPPAGVEVREGLYYNPYFPGQAIGMAPPIYNEVLEFEDGTPATMSQVAKDVCTFLRWAAEPEHDQRKRMGLKLLMGSAILVPLVYYMKRHRWSVLKSRKIAYRPPK encoded by the exons ATGGCGGCGCTACGAGTGGTCGTGCTGTCGGGGACTGGAAGAGCCCTACTATGCACGCCAAAAACGATCAAGGCCCCTCGG GTCAACATGTCGTTTGCCAGTCTACCCAGGTCAAAGAAGGTGGCCCTGACAATGTTTGGTGTGTTGACAACCAGTGGGGCCGGGATTGCTCTGATGCTACAGCAGTCTGTTAAGGCCTCAGACCTGGAGCTCCACCCCCCCAACTACCCCTGGACCCACAGCGGCATGTTGTCAGCCCTTGACCACGGCAG CATCCGTCGTGGATATCAGGTGTACAAGCAAGTGTGTTCAGCGTGTCACAGCATGGAGTACCTGGCCTTCCGTAACTTGGTTGGAGTGTCGCACACAGAGGCCGAAGTTAAGGTTCTGGCTGAGGAG ATTGAGGTGGTGGATGGCCCTGACGAGTCGGGGGAGATGTTTACCCGTCCAGGAAAGCTCTCCGACTACTTCCCCAAGCCATACCCCAACCCAGAGGCTGCCCGTGCGGCCAACGGCGGAGCCTTGCCACCAGATCTCAGCTACATCGTCAATGCCAG ACATGGAGGTGAAGACTATGTATTCTCCCTGCTGACGGGTTACTGTGAGCCCCCTGCTGGAGTGGAGGTGAGAGAGGGCCTCTACTACAACCCCTACTTTCCAGGCCAGGCCATCGGCATGGCTCCCCCTATCTACAATGAGGTCCTGGAATTCGAGGACG GAACCCCAGCCACCATGAGCCAGGTGGCCAAGGATGTGTGCACCTTCCTCCGGTGGGCAGCCGAGCCTGAGCACGACCAGCGCAAACGCATGGGCCTGAAG CTGCTCATGGGTTCCGCCATCTTGGTCCCTCTGGTCTATTACATGAAGAGGCACAGGTGGTCTGTGCTGAAGAGCAGGAAGATTGCTTACAGGCCCCCCAAGTAA